The genomic stretch AATAAATATCCTTGAAACAGTACAATACAAAAAATATAGTTTAATCTGTTTAAATTATTCGCTTTAGCTGACTTGTGCTATAAGCCATGAAATTTATTTCTTGGGGTGTTATGAGACAATACCTTAAGGCACTAAACGAGGTTTAATTTTCTCAATGCCTCTGATAGCACAGGTTTGATCTAAACCGCCTCCAGGTGAACCAGAAACACCGATCGCACCTACTATTTGATCCCCTACCTTAATCGCTACTCCTCCAGTGCTGAAACTAATACCCTTCAAGGGTTCAGGTGCTAATGGTAATGAACCAACGGGCAAGGGTGCAGGAGTCATCTTTTTGGCAATTTCTTCTGTCGAGTCCACTTTTGTAATTGGTGCTAAAGTAATTACAGTAAAAGCCTTATTAAAACTATTTGGTAAAGTGTGAGGAGTTGCACCATCCCCCCTGATGATAACTTGAGTATTTCCTTCGGAGTTAACTATTGTAGCAGTGACATTATAACCGTCTTTTTTACAACTTTCCACTGCTTCGATCGCAGCTTCTGTGGCAAGACTACTCGGCAATTGATACAAAGCGGTTAACGCCAAAGCCACAGGAGAAAAGGAAGTAAAGAAACTGACAAATAACCCGAGGGTTAATAAAGGAGAATAGAATAAACTTTTGTAAATTCTCATGATAATCAATGAAAAAACATATTTAATTGCTCAAAGTTTCCTAAAGCAATATTACTATAACTAATTTAGGTCAATATAATCTTCTAAAATTACGTCAATATCCCTCTAGGTATTTTGATTTTGTACCCACGTTTTCTTAAATTCTCCAAACTAGATTCAATATCAATGTCATCATCAATCTCTATAACAGTTTCCCACAGTTCAGGATTATCAATATCATCTACATCTTTTAAACGATCGATCGCCCTTTGTTCGGCGGATTTTCGAGAAATTTCCTGTTGATACTTTACTATTAAAAATTCCACAAAATCTAAAATCTGATCTTGTTTATCTACGGGCAATAACTTCGTTTTTTTGGTAATTAAATCAACGGTATTCATAAATGTCATCTCAAAAGTTCACGAAAATCTGCTTTAAATGATAATTAACAAAATTTGTCGTACTTCAAAATCTGGTATGTGTTAAATCCAGTTACCTTTCAAGTCTTAGTATAAATTAATATACTAATATGATGTTTTTAGTTCGTCTTTTTATTATTATATATATCAAAAATATTAAGAAATTTTTTTACCTTCATGAAAGTTTGGAATATTATTTGTTTAATTTCGATCGTTCTTTGTGCCATGATTATTTTTCCTAGTCATGCCTTATCTGCGAATAAATTTGATCGTTATAAGCATTACATGGAGGATATTCCTATGCCTCAAATTAAAGAAACAGAAAATATTTTAGGTCCTGCTGGAGAAATTTTTAAATTTACAACTTGTAATCGTGGTGATTTAGGATTTTCCCTCGCTTATGGTACAATTCCGCCCGGAGCGGGGCCTTTACCTCATGTTCACCACTATACCAATGAATGGTTTTGGACTCCCGAAGGGGGCATACAATTATTAGAAAGTACAAATAAATATCCTGATCTTAACTTTCCTCCCACTCCTGATCAAGCTGGAAATGGCGTTCTTTATAGCCTTGACAGTGAACCAAATCAAATATTTTACGGACCTAAATATCATATTCACGGTTTTATCAATAAGACAACCGAAACCCATCCTCTTTTATTTATTTGGATGAGAGACGAATCTTCACCGAAATATCCTTTAAATGATGGTGGTATTCGGGAGTATTTTCAAGAGGTAGGAATTCCCATTAAAGACTTAAATAATTTACCCCCCATCACAGAAAAAGCAAAAAGAGATTTTGTTATGTCAGCGTCTAAATATGGAATTAATCAAAGTGCCTTTTTTGAAGAGTATATAAAAGATCTTAGTGATGATATTCCAATAAAATTAATTAAACTTTATAATGAGGAAGATTTAATTAGGATCATTGATGCAGTTAATGCTTATAATCAAGGTGATAAATCCGTTAGTTGTTTTTAGAAATTTTTTATAGATTATGAATAAAGAATTAGGAATAGCTATTTTGGGGGGGTGGATTTTAGGAGTGATTTTTACTGCTTTTAAAATTCCTTTACCCGTACCTGCTTTTCAAGGTTTAGTGGCGGCGGCGGCGGTATTGGTAGGTCAACTTACTTATACTTTTATTAAGCAGAAATTAAATTTTTAGCATTATTTTTTGATGTGAAACAGGCATCTTGCCTGTAGTAATTTCCATTAGATTATTTACTTATCAAGAGCTAAATAAGGGTTTTTATCATGACTCAATCCCCATTAATTCGATTTGGTGTTCATACTTTTATTTGGAAAAAAGAATTTTTAGGCCATGAAGAATTTATTTTCGATCGAGCAAAGAGTTGGGGATTTGATAGTGTAGAAATTGCTACTCATAGTTTTGAGCAAATCAATCCTGATACTATTAAAAGCTATCAAGACAAATATGGATTAGGTATAAGTTTTTGTACCAGTATGCCTCAAGGATTATCTCTAACCAGTGCCGATCGTCAATGTTGGGAAGAATCTGTAAATTATGTACAAAAAGCCATTGAGTTTTGTCAAAATTGCGGTATTACTCAATTATCAGGCCCTTTAATTCATCCTGTTGGTTATCTTAGTGGCAAACCCCTTCAAGATGAGGAAGAAAAACTGTTACATCAAGCCTTAAGGGAAATTGCCGATACCGTTTCTAACACGGAAATAAAAATTGCGATCGAACCCCTTAATCGTTTTCAGGGTTATGCTTTAAATACTGTCGAACAAGGATTAAGACTATTAAACTCGATCGACTGTCCTCATCTGGGACTATTATTAGATTTATTTCACATGAATATTGAGGAAAAGGACATGATTAAAGCCTTTTTACAAGCAGGAAAAAAATGTTTTCATGTTCATGTTAGTGCGAAAGACAGAGGCACACCCGGCAGTGATACTCTTCCTTGGATAGAATTATTTAACACCCTCAAAACCATAGAATATCAAGGCTTGATCGTCATTGAAAGTTTTAACGCTGAAGATACAGAATTAGCTACGGCTGCTAAAATTTGGCGTAAAGTTGCCCCCAGTAGCCAATACATAGCCCAAGAAGGACTTAAATTTTTACACCACACCTATCAAACATCTTTATCATGAATCAACCATTTATTTCCATTCCCCTACCTTCTGGATTTACCCATACTTATACAAAAGTTAATGATATTACCCTTCATGCTCTTGAAGGAGGAACTGGTGAACCATTAGTATTATTAGGAGGTTGGCCTCAAACTTGTTACGTTTGGCGATTATTATTAGAGCCGTTAAGTAAATATTTTCATGTTATCGCCTTAGACTTGAGAGGGCAAGGAGACTCAGATATTCCCGAAAGTGGTTATGATTGTGCGACATCTGCCCAAGAAGTAATCGATTTTATGACAGAAAAACAAATAACCTCATTTTACCTAGTGGGGCATGATGTAGGTGCTTGGGTTGCATTCACCATCTTAAAACTTTTCCCTCAACAAATTCAAGGTTTAGGATTGATTGATGCGGCCATACCAGGGCTTGTTAGTAACGATTTTTTCTCTTTAGAAAATGCTGGTAAAGTTTGGCAATTTTACTTCCACAAAGTACCAGATTTAGCCGATAGCTTAGTGAAGGGAAAAGAAAAAGAATATTTAACATGGTATTTCACCAATAAATCAAAACGCAAAGAGAACTTATCTGCTGAAATTATCGATCATTACGTTAGTTATTATAGTCGTCCCTATGCCATGAAAGCAGGATTTTTATGGTATGCCAGTCTCGAAGAAAATATTAAAACTAATACCCTAACCCCAGATACTCGATTTATTCAACCCATTTTCACTATGGGGGGAGAATTTGCCACTAAATCTTTAATTTATAATGGTTTAGCCTCCTATTGTGAGAACATTACAAACTATGTCATTGAAGAATGTGGACATTATATCCCAGAAGAAGCTCCAGAAGATATTATCAAAGCTATTTTAAGCACTTTTATTTCTTAACATTGGTTGCTATGTTAGAAATCATAAATAGACTCTAATCTAACACACATTTAGCTTACATCTTTTTTTTACCATTAAAAAACTGTGAAACTCGCTTTCTATTGCCTATTTTCTATTCCCTACTCTCACCAGTCAATTTAGATAAGTCCTAGCTTATAACTTTTGAATTTCCTGATGAATGCTCAAACTAATTTCTAAGGCTTCTTTTAATACTTGTCCATAATCTGTTGCTTGTTGTTCGATAGCTAGAGTTTGCAAAGTTCCCAAATTATTTTCTATATTAGCTAATAAATCGTTTCTTCGTGCTAATAATCGACGATTTTGACGCATGATTTTTTCCGCCATTAGCCCTGTCGTTAAATTTTGACGAATTAACTCCAATACCTCCATCATATTATTCTCCTTAACAATATTAACCGATGAATTACCAACCGTTTTTAATCGATCGAGAACAACAACAGTTTCTACCACATGATGAAAATTATCGATTTCATCCAGTAGGCACATAAAAGTTTTCAAGGTTTTAGCTTTAATTATCATGAAGAGATTCCAACTAATTATAAAAATAATAGTCGAGCTTAACGTTATTTGTAAAAACTTCATCATAGTAGGAATATCATTGACTGTTCCCGAAGAATTACGAAGGGCAAAAAGTCCAATAGGTAAAGTAAGAGTGAAAGTTAGAGCAGTAACTAATAACTCGATAACACAAAATATAAACAGTTTTTGGGGATGACGGAAAATAGACGATCGATAAACACCTCCAAATACGCCCCCAACAAATATTTCACTCACATCTAAACCGCTCAAAATTTCTATTTCCCTTTCACTAATTCTGAGATTTTCAAAATCTGGATTCATAAGTGTTAGTTCATCTATTAGAACATTACAAATTAAAACAACAAATCAACTAACACATTTAAAACTGCGGAGAAAAAAGTACCTTCCCTTGGACGGAATAGTTCAAAATTACCAGAAGTTCCAAAAAAAGGACGTAGTGTCCACCCTAATTGACTTCCCACAAAACCATAAAGAATTAACCAGAATTGTAAAATTTTAGTACGAACTTTGATATTTTGTGCATTATCGTCATTGTCAAGTGGTTTCATGATTCGATACAAAAAAGAAACTCCCATAATACCTGTTAGAGAAAAAATGACGACATTTAAAAGTACAAAAAAAGGATAATCGTTGATGGTGATTAAAAAGAAAAGAGCGACTGGAGCAAAACCAAAGAGCAAAACGGCAATAATTGTCACCGCAGTCAGTAAATAAGTAAAATGTTGTGTAATAGTTTGTTTAGCTCCAAATAAAGCATTAAAAATATAAAGGGTAGGCAGACACACCAATAAAGTTATTAGATAGAGTGCTGGCAATTTGATTGCGGAGGAAATAGCTTGTAGAGGACTGTGAAATGTACCAATAATAGCTCCATAAATAGCGAATAAACAAAAGCTAGAGAGTAGAAGAGAGGAAATTTTACTTTTGAGTTTTACTCTATCATGGATTTCTGTTAAAAATTGTTGACGATCGCTTAACAAAGAAATAACCGTCGAAAAGTAGTTCATAGGAGTTCAGCATTCTTCTTTAGTTGTTAAATTACCATTTTTTCATAAACTATCCCATATAAATTATAGTTAAAATCTCTTAAATAAAACTAAAAATAGAATATTTATTTTTGGTTAAATTCGTAAATTATTTGTTTGCCAAATAACTCTATAAAGATTTAATATAGCAATTCTTATATTTATGAGGTACTCCAGAG from Geminocystis sp. NIES-3709 encodes the following:
- a CDS encoding heme-binding protein, translating into MRIYKSLFYSPLLTLGLFVSFFTSFSPVALALTALYQLPSSLATEAAIEAVESCKKDGYNVTATIVNSEGNTQVIIRGDGATPHTLPNSFNKAFTVITLAPITKVDSTEEIAKKMTPAPLPVGSLPLAPEPLKGISFSTGGVAIKVGDQIVGAIGVSGSPGGGLDQTCAIRGIEKIKPRLVP
- a CDS encoding sugar phosphate isomerase/epimerase, which gives rise to MTQSPLIRFGVHTFIWKKEFLGHEEFIFDRAKSWGFDSVEIATHSFEQINPDTIKSYQDKYGLGISFCTSMPQGLSLTSADRQCWEESVNYVQKAIEFCQNCGITQLSGPLIHPVGYLSGKPLQDEEEKLLHQALREIADTVSNTEIKIAIEPLNRFQGYALNTVEQGLRLLNSIDCPHLGLLLDLFHMNIEEKDMIKAFLQAGKKCFHVHVSAKDRGTPGSDTLPWIELFNTLKTIEYQGLIVIESFNAEDTELATAAKIWRKVAPSSQYIAQEGLKFLHHTYQTSLS
- a CDS encoding alpha/beta fold hydrolase; this translates as MNQPFISIPLPSGFTHTYTKVNDITLHALEGGTGEPLVLLGGWPQTCYVWRLLLEPLSKYFHVIALDLRGQGDSDIPESGYDCATSAQEVIDFMTEKQITSFYLVGHDVGAWVAFTILKLFPQQIQGLGLIDAAIPGLVSNDFFSLENAGKVWQFYFHKVPDLADSLVKGKEKEYLTWYFTNKSKRKENLSAEIIDHYVSYYSRPYAMKAGFLWYASLEENIKTNTLTPDTRFIQPIFTMGGEFATKSLIYNGLASYCENITNYVIEECGHYIPEEAPEDIIKAILSTFIS
- a CDS encoding cupin domain-containing protein; protein product: MKVWNIICLISIVLCAMIIFPSHALSANKFDRYKHYMEDIPMPQIKETENILGPAGEIFKFTTCNRGDLGFSLAYGTIPPGAGPLPHVHHYTNEWFWTPEGGIQLLESTNKYPDLNFPPTPDQAGNGVLYSLDSEPNQIFYGPKYHIHGFINKTTETHPLLFIWMRDESSPKYPLNDGGIREYFQEVGIPIKDLNNLPPITEKAKRDFVMSASKYGINQSAFFEEYIKDLSDDIPIKLIKLYNEEDLIRIIDAVNAYNQGDKSVSCF